GGGCCCTTCAGGTGACAAACATTCTTCTTTGTCAAACTCTTACTCATCCCTAAGAGACAGCTCAGAGTTgcctcctcagggaagccttccctCACTGTTCCCAGCAGCATTTAGTTGCTCATTTTCTGGGTTCCTGGAGACCCTTTTGTCGACAATCTTGTTACAGTTGTTTTATCGTAGATTTGACTTCAATGTAGGGAGTGGATTTCTATCAGataattagtttttttaaaacagtactaACTCCTTGTGAGCAGGTGCTCATGGAAAGGACATgaatggctcctctgtccatctccaggcaagaatactggagtgggttgccattccctcctccaggggatcttggggATCTCCAGAGATCCAGGGATTGGCCCTGggtctctgcactgcaggcagagtctttaccatctgagccaccagggaagccccccaaatagCACCAACTCTTTGTGGGCAGGTGCTCATGGAGAAGATGTGAGTGTTATCAAGGATACTTGCAGTAGTTATACTTGAAGGTCCCATCCTTTTTATTCACTGTTCTTTCAGGAAAGATGACATCTCTTTTGCCGAATCCATACAGTTGAACAGGGTGCCTGCCGgctagtgagtgaagtgaaagtcactcagctgtgtccgactcttttctccaggccagaatactggggtgggtagcctttcccttctccaggggatcttcccaacccagggatcgaacccaggtctcctgaattgcaggctgattctttaacagctgagccttcagggaagcccaagaatactggagtgggtagcctatcacttctccaatggatctttcctgacccaggaactgaaccggggtctcctgcattgcagatggattctttaccaactgagctatcagggaagcttccTGCTGCCTAATATGTGTTCAAAAGGATTTTAGAAATGCATTGAATGGATAAAagattgtcagttcagttcagttcagttgctcagttgtgtccgactctttgcgaccccatgaatcgcagcacgccaggcctccctgtccatcaccaactcccagagttcacccagactcacgtccattgagtcagtgatgccatccagccatctcatcctctgtcatccccttctcctcctgcccccaatccctcccagcatcagagtcttttccaatgagtcaactcttcgcatgaggtggccaaagtactggagtttcagctttagcatcattctttccaaggaaatcccagggctgatctccttcagaatcgactggttggatctccttgcagtccaagggactctcaagagtcttctccaacaccacagttcaaaagcatcaattctttggcactcagcctccttcacagtccaactctcacatccatacatgaccacaggaaaaatcatagccttgactagacgaacctttgttgtaAGGGAGGATAAAAAATTCTGTCCCAATTTGAAATTCctgtcttttattcttttgcaaaAGATCCAAATATTTCAGCCATGCTGCTTTTTACCCTTCAGGGAAAAGGTACAATCACTTTCCAGCTAGTATGGTGATTGATTAGTTACCAGGTGGGGTTTGTGGGGGTTGGGCATGAAGATTCTAGATCCAGTTCAAGTCCCCTCTGCTGTGAGCCACAGTGCTGGTGAGTCTGGCATCTCCCTTGGGTAGAACAATTGCTGGAAATCCCTGTCGTGTTGATCTGTTAATTTTTCCTTGTGCCACATGCCTGCCACTCATCTCACTCTCATCGAAATTCAGGTCAAGGTCTCCTAAGGCACTCAGCATCCTCCCCATCGTGGTCTTCAGAGCAACTGCTTCCAGACCTCTCAGGCTCCCCTCTGGGCATGTCCCCTTACCAGCCGTACCATCTCTGGTTAAGTTACCTAAATTTCCTTAACCTGTGTCCTCAATGGCACAAAAGAGTTAAAACTCCTGGAGTGTACACACAGAGCCTTACAGGGAAGAAGCAGCCAGTACGTGATAACCACTACTGTGATTATTTATTCTTCAGGCTGACCTTCCCTTTCAGCCCTTCACCCCAGCACCAGTCTCCAGCACTTCCCTGCCCAATCAGAAAGCACACAGCTTCAGCCCCTTCTGTTTAGGCTGCTGGAAACTGCCTGATGCCTTTTCTGCCTGTAAATCCTCAATCCCAACCCGCCTGTTTTCTAGTCCCAAGAATGTTTGTTCCATATGCTCCCCAGCTGGCTACCAGCTCAGTCTCCTAAAGGTTAGACTCATGTTCCGGAACATTCTTTTCAAGCATtacctttccttaaaaaaatgcagTACATCAATGGTTGAGAAATCAAagcagctacacacacacacataaacatggaTACATGCAAACACACGCATGCACGTCAACCCACCTCCCTGTATCTCCATGTGAAAAGCCATCTAACCCAGTAAACTGTGCTTCACCATTTCCTAATaaacttttatgttttcttgCCACTGAGGTTTCTGTAACTGTACACGCAATGTCATTACTGAGCCCTGCATTAATTCAACTCAGCCAGACGCCTCAGCAGTAGCCAGCTTCTAGAAAATTCTCTTgatatgtgtgtgtctttgcCTCTCCATCTCCTGGGCCCTCCCTTCCCCTGGCCCCCAGCTCAGACCATCTGTGCTTGGTCTATTGGCCTTTTGTACCATATATACAAGGCCAAGGGTGGAAGGAAACAAACCCACGGCCCTTGAGAGTGCCTGTGACCTCCCTGGCTTGTCCAAGCCAGGCCATCCTTCATCTGGAACTAGACAAAAGCCCGGGGTTTCTGGTCAACCCAGAGGCACTTGCCTTTCAGCCTGTCATGAAAACACGGGTGCCTCATGAGCAGCCTGTGGAGGAGTAACTTGAGAAGATGTGTATAAAGGGTCTGGGTCTCCTTAGATCTGGGGGTGGGAACTTGGAGGCAGGGGTTAGGCTGATGAAGGTTCTAGGGCAGAGAACCAGTCTTCAGGGTTGTGGTTCCATCTGGGTTTTGTGCAAAGAGCACTTTTAGGACCCTCAAGCCGTGtcgtgggggtgggcagggggctccAGATAATCGGCTGCCCATCAGGCCTCCAAAGATGCCTGCTGAGGCTGTTGGTAGGGCAACCCGGGAGGCTCTGCATGGCCGGGGCCATCCGAGCTGGAAGCCCAGGGAGCCGTCTTCCTGGTGAAGTCAGACAAATCTCCAGGTAGCCGGGAACTGAGGACACGGACTCACGTGTTTGGAGGTGATAAACATACCACGCAGATgatttttctgagcctcagtggaAGGTTTCCACACAGACTCAGTGAACTAAAAAGCAGATGTAAACGGACATACAGGCTCATTCACTCATGGATGGGGGAGAGAAAACCAACCAAGTTCTTAAAAAACGCCAGACCCTGATCACCAACGTGGAGAAAACATTGCTGGAcgtgagacagacagacagacacacaagaCGAAAACAAAGCTGTCCCATAAATTTTCAAGAAGGAACACCCCCCCTCCAAAACCCGACCTCCCTGACTCTTCAGAAAATCACTTGCGCTGATTGTATTTCTGCTGAAAAGAGTTCAAGGGACCCGTGGAAGAGAAGTGGGTGAACACGAACCTGGGGAGTGCCTCCAAGGGGGTGGGTGATTTAGACTCTTAATTAAGACAAATCGTCCACTGTGAAGTTGGGCAATTCCTCCTAGACTTCCAGAGTGAGGGCTCCTAAAAGTCTCCCCAAGCCTCACCAGGGGGTCACTCTTAGGGGGCTTCTGACAGGCCAGGAACGGGCTGTTTTCATGACGTTGCAAAATGATCTAGTGATTTGGGCACTCCCCTTATTTTTAAGACAAGGgaacaaaggctcagagaggttaagtaacttggtcAAGTTCACACAGCATGGGGGGAGGCACCTTATTCAAGTATACAAAGAAGCCTCCACCAGTGGCCAACAGAGCTTTTGAGCATCCATCAAGGAAAAGAAGACTGACAGCTTGGACACTGGCCCTCTCTGCAGTAAGAGCTCAAGATGCTGAAATCCCCTTGGGATGGGTGAGTTAGCCAAGGTCATGCAGCCAGCCACTGACAACAAAGCCAGGCTAGAACCTGCCTGTCATCCAGCCAGGCTCCTCACCCTGCAACACACCTCTCTGCTTAACAAAGTTCCAGCCAGAAATCAGGTGCCGGGGAGGATGACGGACACCAAGGGCATCTCCAGGAGCCAGACCCCTGCCCTCCATGGCCCTCCTGTCTCAGAGACGAGTTCAGCCATCAGCCTTCACAATGGCAGAGGTGTGCGCCGGACGCACAAGGTCTGCTGCGGACCTTTTGGAGGAATCTGCCCAGGCCCGTGAACCTAACATATTGGCCTTGGCTGACTTGGATGTCCTCTGATGCCAGGAAAGTTGCTGAGAGGGAACTGTGCCCCCCAGCATGAGGAGGGCAGAGCTTGGCATGGCCTGAAGCTGGAATTTCTCCGAGGCTGGTTTTCATCAGCCCCAGCTTCACTCTCGCCCATAAGTACACTCAATCTGGAAGCAGGCTGCTCCAGACACGCTCTTGACATTGAGGCAAACTCCTTCCCTTCAAGGCGGGGCCAGGGGAACTCAGCCCTGTTATTTAGGGACTGTGCCTTCCCAGGCTGGACTCCGGGGCTCTGTCACCCAAGCCTGTCTTCCCAGGCAGTCAGACAGGCCCTAAACCAATGTGCAGTAGACATTACAGAACAGGAACCTAAGGGCTCCTTAACTCCAACCTGAGAATCAAGATGGGCCAATTACAAGTCTTGCAGGATCCTAttggtgagcttccctggtggcccagtggtaaagactccaactgccaatgcaggaaatgcaagagatgcaggatcgatccctgggtcaggaagatctcctagagaaggaaatggcaacccacttcagtgttcttgcatgggaaatctcgtggacaaaggagcctggtgggctgcagtccatggggtcgcaaagagttggacacgacagcctctaaatagcaataataataatcctATGGGCAAGCATACTGTGTTCTTGATATAGGCTCCTGAAGCAAGAGCTTCCGCAGGTTTCCATGCAGAGAACAAGCTTTCCAGTTCCCTAGGACTGTGCTGTTCATTCCAAGATGCAAGGCTGCGTTGGGTGGGGGGACCAGTGATGAGGACAGTCCTGTCATCTCTCAAACAGGGACTTCGTCTTCCCTCTGCCACTTACCTGCTCAGGTTAAATTAAATCATCGGGCAGGTTAAATCCTCAGGCCTCGGTTTCATCACCTGTAAACACAAGATGACAATCGCCACCTCCACACATTTGTGACAATTCATGGGGGTGGCAGAGTCTGAGAGTGTCAGTCTGTGGCGGGCAcgtagtcagttcttcacttcctgccctcAAGTTTTGAGCATCCAGAATTGAGTGTGGGCTGACTATGCTGTTCATCAAAGCCACTGCTGTTTGCTGAGCCTGTTGCAAGAGGTTCATGTTCCATAAAGGACACAGACTCTGTTTGGTATGTGTGCAGGCTGCTTCAGGTAGAGGGTACACACAGGCCTTGGTGGAAGGCAGGCCAAACCAGGGAAGTGACCAGACAGGGTTTCAGGACAGGAATGCAGGGTCCATAGTGGGTTAGTGGGTACCCTATGCCTCTGCCCAGATTGGAGACTGGAGTCCTTAGGCTCCAGACCCCAGGGGACAAACTGCTGCCCAGTTCATCCTCTGcagtgggaggggtgggtgggtgggtgtccCAGTTTTCCCAGGGGAAAAGTGCCTGAAGGGCATCACTAGTGTCTGCCTTGGCAGGACAGGTGTGACCACCACCAAATGACCCCTTGTGCTATTGTGGACACTCCTGGGATTAGCAGGCACCTGGAAGATTCCCTCCAGTTGGGGTTTTCACATCCAAAGTGACAAGTCAACCAAAAATGATACAGAGCTCAAGTACAGCAGACTAAAAGagtgggtggctcagtggtaaagaatccacctgcaaggcagaggacctgggttccatccctaggtcaggaagatcccctggagaagggaaaggcaacccattctggtactGTGGCCTGGGGAGTCCcacgagcagaggagcctggtgggctacaatccacggggtcgaaaatgagttagacacaactgaactaaacaacaataaagttGAACTCACAGAAGCAACAGAGCAGAATTTCGGTTGCCAGGGTTTGGGGATGGGGAAGAAGAGGAGAGcagaaatttcaaattttaagagGAAGAAGCTTTGGGGGATTGAATGGACCCTGCATGGCCTGGTGACCGTGATGACAATACTGTACTGTATACTTGAGAGTAGCAATGagtagatttaaaatgttttcacagTAACAACAATGGCAATTACATGAGGTGAAGGATGTGCTAAGTAACCTTACGGTGGTAAACATTTCACAATATGTACATgtgtcaaatcatcacattgcaCACTTTGAACTTACATAGCGTtacatgtcaattacatctcaatcgAGCTAGGTGTGGGGAGAACAAAATGAAAccctaaaacaaaaaccatagaGAGGAGCACAATACCTAAgtaaggagaaggagaggagggaggggtaaGGAACTTTTGTTCTTGAATATCTACACCATGCTGGGACTCTGAGATGCCTACCATGATTATGGGGCCTAACCATGGCAGCCTGTGGGGTAGGCAAGCcccatatctgactctctgactCCAGGCAACCTGGGCTCAGGGTGCCTTCAAAGCCCTGCACACAGTCACGGGGAGGAGCTGGAATTTGCACCAAGGTCTGACTCCCTCCTGCGGCACAAGCCTTTATCATCAGTTCCCCCTGGGGCTGCAGGAAGAGTCAGCAGAGGATGGGGAGGCAGAAGAAACTCCTGGAGAATCTATCAGGACCACATTTCTCTTCTGTGCACAGATGACTCACCATCCACTTCTGCTCCTGGGTAACTCTACAATTATTTCTGTTGCAGATagttaaaaaaacattttcctaTGTGCCTCGGAAGATGAAAACCACTTTTAcacagagcaaaacaaaaaccgaagccaagaaaagaaaaaaaagaaattcaacccTTAACCATCTCAAACCCCCAAACAACAAACGAGCTGAAAAGAAACTTCCAAAATGAAAACTGCCAGATTCATTGTTATTGTTCTGGGACTATAACATCGGAGTAGATCATAATTCAATTGGCAAAAACTGACAGCAGAGGAAGGTGAGGAGGTTCTCGGACAGTGAGCTTGCCGGCCAGATTTAAGAGCTGCTGAGCATCCCTGCGGCGGAAGTGGTACCAGTTCTTTTGATTAATGAATCAATTATGATGCATCCTGAAAGGGGGTATGGAACTGTGTCTACACACAACTCTGACATCAGCCGATTTCAACAAGTTTACTAAAACGACAGTCACGGCCTTTGACAATACTGAAAGTAAAATAGTGGTGTACACAGACTTTACAGGGCAGCTCCAGGGAGCTGGGTTACAGAATCAGGTTAAACAGATGGGAGAAGGCCTGAGGGAAGCCAAGCACACggattttattgagaaaaaagCTTATATACTGTAAGGGTTGCCGAAGTTTAATAAATAAAGGTCAacttataatatataaaaacaatataaacatttatatgctACATGCATATCATataatttaaagtaataatttatATATGGGGAGAGACGCCAAGTCATGTTCTTCCGATCTTCCTGGACAAGGCACACACACAAGACGTGTCTATCCGGATCCACCGCCAGCCGACCAGTTTGTTGTTTTCTGACGTCAGCGCGCGGACGTAGGTTTGGGAGGTTTTGCACTGCGAGTTCCAGTGTTTGTCATCAATTCCTCTGCAACCGTTCTTGACAGGCCTGGCCTCCTTACACCTCGTCTCATAAAAATATTGTTTGACGGGGGAGTTGCCGGTCTTGATCTCCCCCAGCACCGTGACCTGGTGTCCCCGGATGTCAATGGCCGACGACTTGTCGGTCACCCACAGGCTCTCGCTGTCGCACACGGAGTACTCGCCCCGGTGGCTCTTGTGCTCCGCGTACCTCTTCCTCCGCGACGTTCTGTTGGCCG
Above is a genomic segment from Bos indicus isolate NIAB-ARS_2022 breed Sahiwal x Tharparkar chromosome 5, NIAB-ARS_B.indTharparkar_mat_pri_1.0, whole genome shotgun sequence containing:
- the NTF3 gene encoding neurotrophin-3 isoform X2, which codes for MSILFYVMFLAYLRGVQGNSMDQRSLPEDSLNSLIIKLIQADILKNKLSKQMVDVKENYQSTLPKAEAPPREPAKSEFQPVMAMGPELLRQQRRYSSPRVLLSDSTPLEPPPLYLMEDYVGSPVAANRTSRRKRYAEHKSHRGEYSVCDSESLWVTDKSSAIDIRGHQVTVLGEIKTGNSPVKQYFYETRCKEARPVKNGCRGIDDKHWNSQCKTSQTYVRALTSENNKLVGWRWIRIDTSCVCALSRKIGRT